The proteins below come from a single Danio aesculapii chromosome 23, fDanAes4.1, whole genome shotgun sequence genomic window:
- the tbx18 gene encoding T-box transcription factor TBX18 — MAEKRRSPCTMSLKAHAFSVEALIGTEKRRKLEEDSENCFDEVNEVPRMTESPQPSTGRTCPSTRSCEIDCASDESPESEDVLLDSPQPASQGAQVLVQSATSSGEEMRVDLQGSDLWKRFHEIGTEMIITKAGRRMFPAMRVKIAGLDPHQQYYIAMDIVPVDNKRYRYVYHSSKWMVAGNADSPVPPRVYIHPDSPASGETWMRQVISFDKLKLTNNELDDQGHIILHSMHKYQPRVHVIRKECGEELSPVKAVPTGDGVKAFSFPETVFTTVTAYQNQQITRLKIDRNPFAKGFRDSGRNRMGLEALVESYAFWRPSLRTLTFEDIPGITKQGAASSHGVVGSSAHLLSSSSCPSPTFHLGSGAGPMCDYSTCSRTSHPLHRYGPPLSADSYSRLTSPTADAFSTSRSSTYVSGTESEAFSCTQSGLPIQIHSMPSTTSQLQYLMPGHAHNAFSSNQSTQGSYNGFRLHNPYGLYGYNFSTSPRLATSPEKAAATQSSFLGSSPSGTLTDRQVLSTMDGLHMLSSSQQNLFDSRTLGLTSSSSQVTAHMA, encoded by the exons ATGGCTGAAAAACGACGGTCCCCGTGTACTATGAGCCTCAAAGCGCACGCATTCTCGGTAGAAGCGCTTATTGGCACGGAAAAAAGGAGAAAATTGGAGGAGGACAGCGAAAACTGCTTTGATGAGGTAAACGAAGTGCCAAGAATGACAGAAAgtccgcaacccagcactgggagaACTTGTCCCAGCACCAGGAGTTGCGAGATAGATTGCGCCAGCGACGAATCCC CGGAGTCTGAGGACGTGTTGTTGGACAGCCCACAGCCTGCATCCCAGGGCGCGCAGGTCCTCGTGCAATCAGCCACGAGCTCCGGGGAGGAGATGCGCGTGGACCTGCAGGGCTCAGACTTATGGAAGCGATTCCACGAGATTGGAACTGAAATGATCATCACCAAAGCCGGCAG GCGAATGTTTCCCGCGATGAGGGTTAAGATTGCGGGACTGGACCCTCATCAGCAGTATTATATCGCTATGGATATTGTTCCTGTCGACAACAAACGCTACAG GTACGTGTACCACAGCTCAAAGTGGATGGTGGCGGGTAACGCCGACTCTCCTGTCCCTCCGCGGGTTTACATTCATCCAGACTCGCCTGCTTCCGGTGAAACGTGGATGCGCCAAGTTATAAGCTTCGACAAGCTCAAACTAACCAATAATGAGCTGGACGACCAAGGCCAT ATCATTCTGCACTCCATGCACAAGTACCAGCCCCGTGTCCACGTCATCCGTAAGGAGTGCGGAGAAGAGCTCTCGCCTGTTAAGGCGGTTCCTACTGGGGACGGTGTCAAAGCATTTTCCTTCCCTGAAACTGTCTTCACGACGGTGACTGCATACCAAAACCAACAG ATAACAAGGCTGAAGATCGACAGGAATCCATTTGCAAAGGGATTCAGAGACTCGGGACGAAACAG GATGGGATTAGAGGCACTGGTTGAGTCGTATGCGTTCTGGCGGCCCTCGCTGAGAACTTTGACATTTGAGGACATCCCTGGGATAACTAAACAAg GCGCAGCCAGCTCTCATGGTGTTGTTGGGTCTTCAGCACATCTACTATCCTCATCCTCATGTCCATCCCCTACATTCCACCTCGGTTCTGGGGCAGGACCCATGTGTGATTACTCCACCTGCAGTCGAACGAGCCACCCCCTCCACCGATACGGTCCTCCGCTTTCCGCAGACTCCTACAGCCGGCTAACCAGCCcaacagcggatgccttttccaCTTCTCGCAGCTCCACATATGTGAGTGGGACAGAGAGCGAAGCCTTCTCCTGCACACAGTCTGGCCTGCCTATCCAGATCCACAGCATGCCAAGCACAACCTCTCAGCTACAATACCTAATGCCCGGCCATGCCCATAATGCATTTTCCTCCAATCAGAGCACACAGGGATCCTACAATGGGTTTCGGCTACACAATCCATATGGTTTATACGGTTACAACTTCTCTACTTCTCCACGTCTCGCAACTAGCCCTGAAAAGGCAGCCGCCACGCAATCTTCATTCCTTGGCTCTTCCCCTAGTGGGACACTGACGGACAGGCAGGTTTTATCCACCATGGACGGTCTGCACATGCTCAGTAGTAGTCAACAAAATCTGTTTGACTCACGGACTTTGGGGCTCACAAGTTCCTCTTCCCAGGTGACGGCCCACATGGCTTGA